One Vibrio gazogenes genomic region harbors:
- a CDS encoding expansin EXLX1 family cellulose-binding protein — protein sequence MKKISNLLFIISVSFCGSVFADSSVHTGEGTFYGYGGGGNCSFPMPDDTIYTAAMNATDYDGSAACGAVIEVTNMNTNQTVTVRIDDQCPECAKGDVDLDQDAFAEISPLVAGRIPISWKYVANEQAGNMKLYFKEGSSQWWTAIQVRDHKYPIAAMSYRVSGSGNDYTQLERKPYNYFVKNDGFGIGPYDFLITDFWGQTVEVKSVSLILNSEIDTAMQLPTHTGSNNLSH from the coding sequence ATGAAAAAAATATCTAATCTATTGTTTATCATTAGTGTTTCATTCTGCGGATCAGTTTTTGCAGATAGTTCAGTGCATACTGGTGAAGGGACATTTTATGGCTATGGCGGTGGCGGTAACTGTAGTTTTCCAATGCCGGACGACACCATCTACACCGCAGCAATGAACGCTACGGACTATGATGGTTCAGCGGCTTGCGGTGCCGTAATTGAAGTGACCAATATGAATACCAACCAGACCGTCACCGTGCGTATTGACGACCAATGTCCGGAATGTGCCAAAGGGGATGTCGATCTGGATCAAGATGCTTTTGCTGAAATTTCACCGCTTGTAGCCGGCCGCATTCCAATTTCCTGGAAGTATGTTGCGAACGAACAAGCCGGAAATATGAAGTTATATTTTAAAGAAGGATCCAGCCAGTGGTGGACAGCGATTCAGGTCCGTGATCATAAATATCCGATTGCAGCGATGTCATACCGAGTTTCCGGTTCAGGCAATGACTACACCCAGCTAGAACGTAAACCCTACAACTACTTTGTCAAAAATGATGGATTTGGTATCGGCCCTTATGACTTCCTGATCACTGACTTTTGGGGACAAACCGTTGAAGTCAAATCGGTTTCATTGATACTGAACAGTGAAATCGATACGGCGATGCAATTACCTACACATACAGGTAGCAACAATTTATCGCATTAA
- a CDS encoding arginine N-succinyltransferase — protein sequence MIIFRPAQLSDIQQIERLAHESGPMVYTLPAQRSHLIKKVERSIDSFRQAVFFPGEESYFFVLEETLTGQILGTGAINALAGYQEPFYALRNDVLIHSSRELKVHSRIHALTMTHDLSDHSQLCSFYVIPSLKNSLYPALITLGRLLFMSIHPERFTTDWLAVIPGVADEDGRAPFWEHVGRKFFRIDYNQVEYYNGTRDKTFIAELMPHHPLYVPLIHEEAQAVMGQVHPDALLQCGLLSDQGFEPDKYVEIFDAGPILTANRNTLDIWQHHKLCRVKVVESLPQRRKYLIGVSHETDFRAVMGEGWLEGSTLLLEPQTSQTLAISHSDGIDMENQIWCFPVSDKAETRL from the coding sequence ATGATTATTTTCCGTCCCGCTCAATTGAGTGATATCCAACAAATCGAACGTTTGGCCCATGAAAGTGGTCCGATGGTGTATACCTTACCTGCACAGCGTTCTCATCTGATTAAGAAAGTCGAACGTTCAATCGATTCGTTTCGGCAAGCGGTTTTTTTTCCGGGTGAGGAGAGTTATTTCTTCGTGCTGGAAGAAACGCTGACCGGACAAATTCTCGGAACGGGTGCAATCAACGCACTGGCCGGATATCAAGAACCCTTTTACGCGCTGCGTAACGATGTCTTGATCCATTCCTCCCGGGAGTTGAAAGTTCATAGCCGTATTCATGCACTGACCATGACCCATGATCTGAGTGATCACTCTCAGCTTTGTTCTTTTTATGTGATTCCGTCACTGAAGAATAGCCTCTATCCGGCGTTGATTACCTTAGGTCGATTACTGTTTATGTCGATCCATCCGGAGCGCTTTACGACCGACTGGCTGGCCGTGATTCCGGGGGTGGCGGATGAAGATGGCCGCGCTCCGTTTTGGGAACATGTGGGGCGAAAGTTTTTCCGGATCGATTACAACCAAGTGGAATACTACAACGGTACCCGGGATAAAACTTTTATTGCCGAACTGATGCCGCATCATCCGCTGTATGTACCTCTGATTCATGAAGAGGCCCAAGCGGTGATGGGGCAGGTCCATCCCGATGCGCTACTACAATGTGGATTATTAAGTGATCAGGGCTTTGAACCGGATAAATACGTTGAGATTTTTGATGCCGGTCCGATTCTGACCGCGAACCGAAATACGCTCGATATCTGGCAGCATCATAAATTGTGCCGCGTGAAAGTTGTCGAGAGCCTTCCCCAGCGCCGAAAATATCTGATTGGCGTCAGTCATGAGACAGACTTCCGTGCGGTGATGGGAGAGGGATGGTTGGAAGGTTCGACGTTGCTGCTTGAGCCGCAAACATCGCAGACGTTGGCAATTAGTCATTCAGACGGCATTGATATGGAAAACCAGATCTGGTGTTTTCCTGTCAGTGACAAGGCTGAAACTCGTCTATAG
- the astA gene encoding arginine N-succinyltransferase: MMVIRPVARSDRNAITALAAKTGVGFTSLQNDESQLNDRIERMRRTWEQRAPREEQGYLFVLEDSDTGKVVGISGIEAAIGLNEPWYNYRVGTLVHASKALDVYTQMPTLFLSNDHTGYSELCTLFLDPEYRHGKNGHLLSKSRLLFIATFQDRFAAKLIAEMRGVSDQQGHSPFWESLGRHFFAIDFAHADYLTGVGQKSFIAELMPKHPLYVDFLSDEARAVIAQVHPSTIPARKILESEGMRYEGYVDIFDAGPTLEAYIDDLRVVRKSQARIVKVTQIEESGPIHCLIGNESFSDYRVIIGTPQVTESHVLLTSMQAQALHVTDGDSVRLAPLFAQENFS; the protein is encoded by the coding sequence ATGATGGTGATCCGTCCGGTTGCAAGGAGCGACCGCAATGCAATAACAGCGCTGGCGGCCAAAACAGGCGTCGGTTTTACTTCGTTGCAAAATGACGAAAGTCAGTTAAATGATCGGATTGAACGGATGCGACGGACTTGGGAGCAACGAGCCCCACGCGAGGAGCAGGGATATCTGTTTGTACTGGAAGACAGCGATACCGGTAAAGTCGTGGGCATCAGTGGGATTGAAGCGGCCATCGGGTTAAATGAACCTTGGTATAACTATCGCGTCGGGACGCTGGTTCATGCCTCCAAAGCTTTGGATGTTTATACGCAAATGCCGACGCTGTTTCTCAGTAATGACCATACCGGTTATAGCGAATTATGTACTTTATTTCTCGACCCGGAATATCGCCACGGTAAAAACGGCCATCTGTTGTCGAAAAGCCGGTTGTTGTTTATTGCGACATTTCAGGACCGTTTTGCCGCTAAATTAATTGCTGAAATGCGAGGGGTTTCCGATCAACAAGGACATTCACCGTTTTGGGAAAGTCTCGGGCGTCATTTCTTTGCCATTGATTTTGCACATGCGGATTATCTCACGGGGGTCGGGCAGAAATCGTTTATTGCTGAACTGATGCCCAAACATCCGTTGTATGTTGATTTCCTCAGCGATGAAGCCAGAGCCGTGATTGCTCAGGTTCATCCCAGTACGATTCCGGCGCGGAAAATCCTTGAAAGTGAAGGGATGCGCTACGAAGGGTATGTCGATATTTTCGATGCCGGTCCGACACTTGAGGCCTACATTGATGATTTACGCGTGGTGCGTAAATCTCAGGCTCGAATTGTGAAAGTCACGCAGATAGAAGAATCCGGTCCGATTCACTGTTTGATCGGTAATGAAAGCTTTAGCGACTATCGGGTCATCATCGGCACGCCGCAAGTCACCGAATCTCACGTCCTATTGACCAGTATGCAGGCACAAGCGCTGCACGTAACCGATGGTGACTCGGTACGTCTGGCCCCACTTTTTGCACAGGAGAATTTCTCATGA
- the astD gene encoding succinylglutamate-semialdehyde dehydrogenase has protein sequence MSQPSLYLNGVWSDGHGDVFDKRNPATNAVIWSANAAAPDDVEQAVAAARQAFPVWSQTPMAERLALLEQFVQRLSERKAELAEVIAQETGKVRWEALTEVQGMMNKIQVSIQAYQERTGEKVAEIAGGKAVLRHRPHGVLAVFGPYNFPGHLPNGHIVPALIAGNCVVFKPSELTPWTAQMTLEIWHSAGLPAGVINLVQGGKDIGIALSSHPQIDGLLFTGSANTGYHLHRQMGGQPEKILALEMGGNNPMVIESYDHLDAAINLVIQSAFISSGQRCTCARRLLVKQGTDGDRLIERLVAVTRQIRVDRWDAQPEPFMGAVVSNQAADALLETQQYLCDLGAKPLLAMTRPDPNSALVTPGILDVSDVRELPDEEYFGPLLSVMRYQTLAEAIDIANQTRFGLSAGIISTQRDDYEQFAATIRAGIVNWNRPLTGAAPTAPFGGIGASGNHRPSAFYSADFCAWPMASVEAEQLTMPASVSPGLDFSATADDAE, from the coding sequence ATGAGTCAGCCAAGCCTATATCTCAATGGTGTCTGGAGCGACGGACATGGTGATGTGTTTGACAAGCGTAATCCGGCGACGAATGCGGTGATCTGGTCAGCGAATGCTGCGGCACCGGACGATGTAGAACAGGCCGTCGCGGCTGCTCGTCAGGCATTTCCGGTCTGGTCTCAGACGCCCATGGCAGAACGTCTCGCATTACTGGAACAGTTCGTCCAGCGTTTGAGTGAGCGCAAAGCGGAACTGGCTGAAGTGATCGCCCAAGAAACGGGGAAAGTGCGTTGGGAAGCATTGACCGAAGTGCAAGGGATGATGAATAAAATTCAGGTGTCGATCCAGGCCTACCAAGAACGGACCGGGGAGAAAGTGGCCGAAATTGCGGGCGGTAAAGCGGTGCTTCGCCATCGGCCGCATGGCGTATTAGCTGTTTTCGGGCCGTATAATTTCCCCGGTCATCTACCGAACGGACATATCGTGCCAGCGTTGATTGCCGGGAACTGTGTGGTATTTAAACCGAGTGAACTGACGCCGTGGACGGCGCAAATGACATTGGAGATATGGCATAGTGCCGGTTTGCCTGCCGGAGTGATTAATCTTGTTCAGGGAGGCAAAGACATCGGGATCGCGTTGTCTTCTCATCCGCAAATCGATGGGTTGCTGTTCACCGGGAGTGCGAATACCGGTTATCACCTACATCGCCAAATGGGCGGACAGCCGGAAAAAATTCTGGCGCTCGAAATGGGGGGCAACAATCCGATGGTGATCGAGTCTTACGATCATTTGGATGCTGCGATCAACTTGGTGATTCAGTCTGCTTTTATCTCGTCCGGGCAGCGCTGTACTTGTGCCCGACGGCTATTAGTCAAACAAGGAACCGATGGCGATCGCCTGATCGAACGGCTGGTGGCGGTTACTCGCCAGATTCGTGTGGATCGCTGGGATGCTCAGCCAGAGCCATTTATGGGGGCGGTGGTGTCGAATCAAGCTGCGGATGCCTTGCTTGAAACGCAGCAGTATTTGTGTGATTTAGGCGCGAAACCATTACTTGCCATGACTCGCCCTGACCCGAATTCCGCACTGGTCACGCCCGGTATACTGGATGTGTCTGATGTTCGTGAACTGCCGGATGAAGAATATTTTGGGCCATTGCTCAGTGTGATGCGTTATCAGACTCTGGCGGAGGCCATCGACATTGCGAATCAGACTCGCTTTGGATTGTCCGCCGGGATTATTTCGACCCAGCGCGATGATTATGAGCAGTTTGCTGCAACCATACGAGCCGGGATTGTTAACTGGAATCGTCCACTGACAGGGGCTGCGCCAACCGCACCGTTCGGGGGGATCGGTGCCTCGGGTAACCATCGTCCGAGTGCATTCTACAGTGCAGATTTTTGTGCATGGCCAATGGCCTCAGTAGAAGCTGAACAGCTCACCATGCCGGCATCCGTATCTCCGGGGCTGGATTTTTCTGCCACAGCAGATGATGCAGAGTAA
- the astB gene encoding N-succinylarginine dihydrolase → MSAAEVNFDGLVGLTHNYAGLSFGNVASTSNKSQAANPKLAALQGLQKMKALADLGLKQGVLPPQERPCIGTLRRLGFSGTDAQVLTQAAQQAPEILTAVSSASSMWVANAATISPSADTHDQRVHFTVANLNNKFHRAIEEETTGNALRSIFSDPDHFVHHAALPQQAVMGDEGAANHNRLCSHYGAAGVEVFVYGRQVYGGRVEPKRYPARQTREASQAIARLHQLDPAKTVFVQQNPEVIDQGVFHNDVISVSNGPVLFHHQEAFLNPSAAFAEIRAKLAAVECEFIPIEVPSAQVSVADAVNTYLFNSQLLTKPDGKMLIVVPQEAREHERVWRYLSELIQHDGPIDAVQVFNLRESMRNGGGPACLRLRVVLNEAEIQATNPHVLMNDDVYRTLTNWVERHYRDRLSEHDLADPQLLLENQTALDELTRILHLGSIYPFQR, encoded by the coding sequence ATGTCGGCCGCTGAAGTTAATTTTGACGGTTTAGTCGGGTTGACGCACAACTATGCAGGGTTGTCATTCGGCAATGTTGCTTCGACCAGCAACAAGAGCCAGGCTGCGAATCCGAAGTTGGCAGCACTGCAAGGGTTGCAGAAGATGAAAGCCTTAGCGGATCTCGGCTTAAAACAGGGGGTTCTGCCACCTCAGGAGCGGCCTTGTATCGGGACGTTACGCCGGTTGGGATTTTCCGGAACCGATGCTCAGGTGCTAACGCAGGCCGCGCAGCAAGCCCCGGAAATTCTCACCGCGGTGAGTTCTGCTTCTTCTATGTGGGTTGCGAATGCAGCCACGATTTCCCCGTCGGCAGATACGCACGATCAACGGGTACATTTTACGGTGGCGAATTTGAATAATAAATTCCACCGGGCCATTGAAGAAGAGACCACGGGTAATGCACTGCGCAGTATTTTTTCCGACCCTGATCATTTTGTCCATCATGCAGCATTGCCACAGCAAGCGGTGATGGGGGACGAAGGCGCTGCCAACCATAATCGTTTATGTTCGCATTATGGGGCCGCAGGTGTGGAAGTCTTCGTCTATGGCCGTCAGGTTTATGGTGGGCGAGTCGAACCAAAACGCTATCCCGCACGCCAGACTCGTGAGGCCAGTCAAGCGATTGCTCGTCTCCATCAATTGGATCCGGCAAAGACGGTTTTTGTCCAGCAGAATCCTGAAGTGATTGATCAAGGGGTGTTTCATAACGACGTAATTTCCGTGAGTAACGGCCCGGTGCTGTTTCATCATCAGGAAGCATTTCTCAACCCATCTGCGGCATTTGCTGAGATTCGGGCCAAGCTTGCTGCGGTCGAGTGTGAATTTATTCCGATCGAAGTTCCGAGTGCACAGGTATCAGTTGCTGACGCAGTTAACACTTATCTGTTTAATAGCCAGCTTTTAACCAAACCCGATGGTAAGATGCTGATTGTCGTCCCGCAGGAAGCCCGGGAACATGAAAGGGTGTGGCGCTATCTTTCCGAACTGATACAACACGATGGTCCGATCGATGCAGTGCAGGTCTTTAATTTACGGGAAAGTATGCGTAATGGCGGCGGTCCGGCTTGTTTACGTTTACGTGTTGTTTTGAATGAAGCTGAAATTCAGGCAACCAATCCGCACGTACTGATGAATGATGATGTTTACCGGACGCTCACGAACTGGGTCGAGAGACATTATCGCGATCGCCTGTCGGAACATGATCTGGCTGATCCTCAGTTGCTGCTCGAGAACCAGACCGCGCTGGATGAATTGACTCGGATTCTGCATTTAGGATCCATCTATCCGTTCCAGCGTTAA
- the astE gene encoding succinylglutamate desuccinylase, producing the protein MKDFLHTMLQGQPPQETSGENAELTWQWLADGVLLLEPKVVADDIKHVLMSAGVHGNETAPIEILSRHVNRLLNGEMPLAVRLLVVLGNPDAIRAGVRYQSVDLNRLFHGHHRHYPACSETQRAIELENIVETFFADTSTERFHFDLHTAIRESFHLRFGLLPQKTLASDDFLHGLIGMGLEALVINPIPGGTFSYYTHAALQVQSCTLELGKVRPFGENDLSQFAAADRALECFICGEAFSADMLAPVKVYQVVRELKKLSDDFHFIDVSDNAKNFTCFTQGTLIAQDGDVMYRVERANEWLIFPNAGVKTGLRAGLMLAEADLDALM; encoded by the coding sequence ATGAAGGATTTTCTTCACACGATGTTACAAGGACAGCCACCGCAAGAGACCTCTGGTGAAAATGCCGAGTTAACCTGGCAGTGGCTGGCGGATGGCGTCTTGCTGCTGGAGCCGAAAGTCGTGGCGGATGATATCAAACATGTGTTGATGTCGGCTGGTGTGCATGGCAATGAAACCGCCCCGATAGAAATTCTGTCTCGACACGTCAACCGTTTATTAAACGGGGAAATGCCACTGGCAGTTCGCTTATTGGTGGTGCTCGGCAATCCGGATGCGATTCGGGCCGGGGTTCGCTATCAATCGGTGGATCTGAATCGATTATTTCATGGTCACCACCGTCATTATCCGGCGTGCTCGGAGACTCAGCGTGCGATTGAGCTGGAAAACATCGTCGAAACATTTTTTGCCGATACCAGCACCGAACGATTCCATTTTGATCTGCATACCGCGATTCGCGAGTCCTTTCATCTCCGCTTCGGATTGTTACCGCAAAAGACACTGGCTTCAGACGACTTTCTCCACGGCTTGATTGGTATGGGATTGGAAGCGTTGGTGATTAACCCGATTCCCGGTGGCACATTCAGTTACTACACCCATGCCGCGTTGCAGGTGCAGAGTTGTACGCTGGAGTTAGGCAAAGTCCGACCATTCGGTGAAAACGATCTCAGTCAGTTTGCCGCCGCAGACAGAGCGCTGGAATGCTTTATTTGCGGTGAAGCCTTTTCTGCCGATATGTTGGCACCAGTTAAGGTTTATCAGGTTGTGCGTGAATTGAAAAAATTGTCGGATGATTTTCATTTTATTGATGTTAGTGATAATGCCAAAAATTTCACCTGCTTTACTCAAGGGACGCTGATTGCTCAAGATGGCGATGTGATGTATCGGGTTGAACGCGCCAATGAATGGCTGATATTCCCGAATGCCGGAGTGAAAACCGGCCTGCGTGCCGGTTTGATGTTGGCAGAGGCCGATCTTGATGCGTTAATGTAA
- a CDS encoding diguanylate cyclase, with translation MIIRFVLIIFLMTVYCQNAFAATGHHNSIPTLLTGATYFHEDGTTPLSFAQAEQRFRSGEVHHPPQDFMSFGIHKHATWIKLDVQNHTQVAQYRRLNAAQPWVDDLAIYLVNDQGIIQTWHSGDYQVADSHLLPGVGFVFDMRLPPGQSQIVIRGQSLDPLTLPIALLDAYQSRTLDAQIHVTSGILYGILLALVGMNLVLYLSIKQLDALLYSLYISCFIIVNISYNGYGFAWLYPNSVFIENNLTLIMMVFHGIAGLVFVSNFLRIHQHTPKLNLALLIYSGLGTLTMVALISLNMHLWATKFAFKFLSLTTMLMILLGVLNLNKTRDTLYFLIAVTCSMLGLLITTLSVWGLIPYNYYSYNGAVFGVVFEATILAVIVAYRLKGFEQQKITAEYLSSYDPLTNLFNRRSFMAAGHQCIQQSNRTKKKLSFVMMDIDHFKQINDTYGHHVGDLALSHIAELLKRHTRENDIIARWGGEEMVILLPDTNAEQALAYTEHLRATIAATPFRHEAQDIQMTASFGIATRINAEALETLYRLADKHLYRAKQQGRNRVEPQDRHLTITPQEQY, from the coding sequence ATGATAATACGTTTTGTATTGATTATTTTTTTGATGACCGTTTATTGTCAAAATGCTTTTGCTGCGACAGGCCATCACAATAGCATCCCGACATTACTGACCGGTGCCACATATTTTCATGAGGATGGCACAACGCCCTTATCGTTTGCGCAGGCTGAACAACGCTTTCGCAGCGGAGAAGTACACCATCCGCCTCAAGACTTTATGTCGTTCGGTATCCACAAACACGCAACATGGATTAAGCTCGATGTGCAAAATCATACGCAGGTTGCACAATACCGGCGTCTCAATGCAGCACAACCATGGGTAGATGATCTGGCAATTTATTTGGTCAATGACCAAGGTATTATCCAGACGTGGCATTCCGGAGATTATCAGGTTGCAGATTCACATCTGTTGCCCGGGGTTGGTTTTGTGTTTGATATGAGGCTCCCTCCCGGACAAAGCCAGATCGTCATCCGAGGTCAGTCGCTTGACCCATTAACGCTCCCCATCGCTTTACTCGATGCCTATCAATCCAGAACCCTTGACGCACAAATCCATGTCACGTCCGGTATCTTATATGGCATATTGCTGGCCTTGGTTGGAATGAACCTTGTCTTATACCTATCGATAAAACAGTTAGATGCACTTCTCTACTCGCTCTATATTAGCTGTTTTATCATCGTCAATATTTCTTACAATGGCTATGGTTTCGCTTGGTTGTATCCCAATTCAGTGTTTATCGAAAATAATCTCACGCTGATCATGATGGTTTTTCATGGCATCGCCGGATTAGTTTTTGTCTCTAACTTTCTACGTATCCATCAACATACCCCCAAATTAAATCTGGCACTGTTGATCTATAGCGGTTTGGGTACTTTAACGATGGTGGCTCTGATCAGCTTAAACATGCACCTATGGGCAACCAAATTTGCATTTAAATTTCTCTCGCTGACCACAATGCTGATGATCTTACTGGGTGTTTTAAATCTGAATAAAACCAGAGACACACTCTATTTTCTGATAGCAGTCACATGCAGCATGTTAGGTCTGCTTATTACCACGCTTTCAGTCTGGGGGCTCATCCCTTATAACTATTACAGCTATAACGGGGCGGTATTCGGTGTGGTTTTTGAGGCAACAATTCTAGCCGTGATCGTGGCTTATCGATTGAAAGGTTTTGAGCAACAAAAAATTACAGCGGAATATCTGTCGTCATATGACCCATTGACCAATCTGTTCAACAGGCGCTCATTCATGGCAGCCGGTCACCAGTGTATTCAACAATCGAATCGTACGAAAAAAAAACTCAGTTTCGTGATGATGGACATCGATCACTTTAAACAAATTAATGATACATACGGACATCACGTCGGTGATCTTGCCCTGAGCCACATTGCGGAACTGCTCAAACGGCATACACGAGAAAATGATATTATTGCGCGCTGGGGCGGTGAAGAAATGGTGATATTACTCCCTGATACAAATGCAGAACAGGCGCTCGCCTATACAGAACATTTACGTGCCACCATTGCAGCAACACCGTTCCGGCACGAGGCGCAAGACATTCAGATGACCGCCAGCTTCGGGATTGCGACCCGGATAAATGCTGAAGCATTAGAAACCCTTTACCGGCTCGCAGATAAACACCTCTACCGAGCCAAACAACAGGGAAGAAACCGCGTCGAACCCCAAGACAGGCATCTCACCATCACCCCGCAGGAGCAGTATTAA
- a CDS encoding ATP-binding protein, which translates to MTDSAKDEAALRQEIRRLNKVVTSLMDRAEREANKLSGNYGLFQDAVMLENQVRRRTAELESALHENERINRDLTQEREEQRKLIKKLEDAHDQLLQSEKLASIGQLAAGVAHEVNNPIGFVNSNLDMLKGYVEQLLALHDQYAQYEAALPPEIQARLDAYKNSIDINYLRTDIVTLMNESIDGVARVRRIVQDLRDFSRPGNCEWQTTDIHSCIDSTLNVVWNEIKFKAEVIRQYGTLPPVECLPSQLNQVFLNLLMNAAQAIPEWGTITIQTAVAQDQAIITICDNGVGIDESMIPHIFDPFFTTKPIGKGTGLGLSVTYGIIEKHGGRIEVDSTLGKGSTFTIYLPIKRT; encoded by the coding sequence ATGACTGATTCAGCCAAAGATGAAGCCGCTCTGCGTCAGGAAATTCGCCGCCTCAATAAAGTCGTCACCTCACTGATGGACCGAGCCGAGCGTGAAGCAAACAAACTGTCCGGCAACTATGGTTTGTTTCAGGATGCGGTCATGCTGGAAAATCAAGTGCGCCGTCGCACGGCTGAACTCGAATCAGCATTGCATGAAAATGAGCGTATCAACCGCGACTTGACTCAGGAACGCGAAGAGCAACGTAAATTGATCAAAAAACTGGAGGATGCCCATGATCAACTCTTGCAATCAGAGAAACTGGCATCCATTGGTCAATTAGCTGCCGGCGTTGCCCATGAAGTGAACAACCCGATTGGTTTTGTCAATTCTAACCTCGATATGCTGAAAGGCTATGTTGAACAGTTATTAGCGCTGCACGATCAATATGCCCAATACGAAGCAGCATTGCCACCTGAAATCCAAGCCCGGCTCGATGCTTACAAAAACAGCATTGACATCAATTATCTGCGGACTGACATTGTCACCTTGATGAACGAATCTATCGATGGTGTGGCACGCGTTCGAAGAATTGTGCAAGATTTGCGTGATTTTTCACGTCCCGGAAATTGTGAATGGCAAACCACTGATATTCACAGCTGCATTGACAGTACACTCAATGTTGTCTGGAATGAAATCAAATTCAAAGCAGAGGTGATACGCCAATACGGCACACTTCCTCCGGTTGAGTGCCTGCCGTCTCAACTCAATCAGGTTTTCCTCAATCTGCTGATGAACGCAGCTCAGGCTATTCCCGAATGGGGCACCATTACCATCCAAACCGCCGTGGCACAGGATCAGGCTATCATCACGATTTGCGACAACGGTGTCGGCATCGATGAAAGCATGATTCCCCACATTTTTGATCCATTTTTCACCACCAAACCCATCGGTAAAGGCACCGGATTGGGGCTCTCGGTCACTTATGGTATCATCGAAAAACACGGCGGACGGATTGAGGTTGATTCTACACTGGGAAAAGGCAGCACATTTACAATTTATCTACCAATAAAACGCACCTGA
- a CDS encoding FIST N-terminal domain-containing protein, producing MGKPNPILTGHSYAPDAATAVSELRTQISQPHMALVIFFCSSNYDLQQLTTAINQLFPDELVVGCTTAGEIGPAGYLNHSLAGISFSAACCTAVVGHLDRLQSFEISYGRTFAQDLLRQLESTDSYIKTNQDFGFLLIDGLSVREEPVTHALQDGLGSVRMVGGSAGDELDFEQTWIFADGQFHPDSAALILINTSLKFHLFKTQHFISGRERMVVTEVDAKSRVVKEINGLPAATEYARLVNVDPEQLTSDHFAAWPVVVMIDGTDFVRSIQHANPDGSLTFYCAIDEGVVLRVAHGENMLDKLTTTLTALEEQLEHIQGMLVCDCILRNLEASHDGSKTAISKLFSQYNAVGFSTYGEQFGGVHINQTLTGIAFGHEAAFGHEEALGNQMVFDNKEDAND from the coding sequence ATGGGTAAACCGAATCCGATACTAACAGGCCACTCTTACGCACCGGATGCAGCAACAGCCGTATCAGAACTTCGGACACAAATTAGTCAGCCACACATGGCATTGGTTATTTTCTTCTGTTCCAGCAACTATGATTTACAACAACTTACAACAGCAATCAATCAGCTCTTTCCTGATGAACTGGTTGTTGGTTGCACCACAGCTGGTGAAATTGGTCCGGCGGGTTATCTGAACCACAGCCTGGCGGGAATCAGCTTCTCTGCGGCATGCTGCACCGCTGTCGTTGGCCATCTGGATCGACTCCAATCTTTTGAAATCTCTTATGGTCGCACCTTCGCCCAAGATCTCTTACGTCAGTTAGAAAGTACTGATTCTTATATTAAAACCAACCAAGATTTTGGTTTCTTATTGATTGATGGACTCTCAGTACGCGAAGAACCGGTCACACATGCTTTACAAGACGGCCTCGGAAGTGTTCGGATGGTTGGAGGTTCTGCCGGTGACGAACTGGACTTTGAACAGACTTGGATCTTTGCTGACGGGCAATTCCACCCCGATAGTGCAGCACTGATCCTAATCAATACTTCTCTTAAGTTTCACCTGTTTAAAACACAGCACTTTATCTCTGGCCGTGAGCGAATGGTCGTTACTGAAGTCGATGCCAAGAGCCGCGTCGTCAAAGAAATTAATGGGCTACCGGCAGCGACTGAATATGCTCGCCTCGTCAACGTTGACCCGGAACAGCTCACCTCAGATCACTTTGCCGCTTGGCCGGTGGTAGTCATGATTGATGGAACCGATTTTGTTCGCTCGATCCAACATGCCAACCCGGATGGTAGCCTGACCTTCTATTGTGCCATTGACGAAGGTGTGGTGCTCAGAGTCGCTCACGGTGAAAACATGCTCGATAAGCTAACCACAACGTTGACAGCACTAGAGGAACAATTGGAGCATATTCAGGGCATGTTAGTGTGTGACTGTATATTGCGGAATCTGGAAGCCTCCCATGACGGAAGCAAAACCGCTATCAGTAAATTATTCAGCCAGTACAACGCGGTAGGATTCAGTACCTATGGCGAACAATTTGGTGGTGTCCATATCAATCAAACGCTGACCGGTATTGCATTTGGTCATGAGGCAGCATTTGGTCATGAAGAAGCACTTGGCAACCAAATGGTGTTCGATAACAAGGAAGACGCCAATGACTGA